The Nitrospira tepida genome includes a window with the following:
- a CDS encoding tetratricopeptide repeat protein — protein MTYRPDVVHDGVFRGCRLLTAILLGLMMVGAAASPAWSAPASQKKTRKPPAPSAAGKAAMDYALAISSGDQTKFGQLDFACQYRMVEQQGTLKKFPPATDGIYADCWKRLKEAVEPAIWKTDEGMDTIWPGPGRLVFFTEPLESYQAAAAVMDLLGQSPPGTGLTLSIERQQTIPNASFPAGKNRKLAGVPTSLVQLRVAYKDMLTSPVTFAKGAYRFRSTIHRPRVPVKSVAVQFVVMTGLKRLGYPSDAAVLSVPVSVLSDAGDLPQTGELPSEAIPFSTETSHVLADSATIWQPSDGSGLLIAAVARSRHFPDLRDRIALLNRVLLIDEAQPEALTAMTNDLYGRVLTTGDAVPSVPFKDAMLAKRVSELSWNWYAQNFRLDLSNNMEMGGLAEPTAGDFLYRMIPAMETLSKVRPKDLDNRLHLGIAYRWNNDQLRAIQTHEALVNDLAQARPGQRARALIELAWSRIHKVSWNRFLNDPDINQAYREAEEAFRLTDDPLDKFTAAYTMAYSQLYMAERDPKLMLANLTQAKQFFELTPGATPQVWSYLLNRDSLRALLDADPTFLPLLTAMEAKPEPKKD, from the coding sequence ATGACTTACAGACCCGACGTTGTTCATGATGGTGTATTTCGTGGCTGCCGGCTTCTGACCGCGATTCTGCTGGGCTTGATGATGGTGGGCGCGGCCGCGAGCCCGGCCTGGTCCGCCCCTGCAAGCCAGAAGAAAACCCGCAAACCTCCGGCCCCCTCGGCAGCCGGCAAGGCCGCGATGGACTACGCCCTCGCCATTTCATCCGGGGATCAGACGAAATTTGGCCAACTCGACTTTGCCTGCCAATACCGCATGGTCGAGCAGCAGGGGACATTGAAGAAGTTCCCTCCGGCAACAGATGGGATCTATGCCGACTGTTGGAAGCGCCTCAAGGAGGCCGTCGAGCCGGCGATCTGGAAGACCGATGAGGGCATGGATACGATCTGGCCCGGTCCCGGACGGCTGGTCTTCTTTACCGAACCGCTCGAATCCTATCAGGCCGCCGCGGCCGTGATGGATCTGCTCGGCCAATCGCCGCCCGGCACCGGCCTCACGTTGTCGATCGAGCGGCAGCAGACGATCCCGAACGCGTCGTTTCCAGCCGGGAAGAACCGCAAGCTGGCCGGCGTCCCGACCTCCCTCGTTCAACTGCGCGTGGCCTATAAGGACATGCTCACCTCGCCGGTGACCTTCGCCAAAGGGGCCTATCGGTTCCGATCGACGATCCACCGCCCCCGCGTCCCCGTCAAATCCGTGGCCGTGCAGTTCGTGGTGATGACGGGCCTCAAGCGCCTGGGCTATCCAAGCGACGCCGCGGTCCTCAGCGTGCCCGTGTCCGTGCTCTCGGACGCGGGCGACCTCCCGCAGACCGGCGAGCTTCCGAGCGAGGCCATCCCCTTCTCGACCGAGACCAGCCATGTGTTGGCGGACTCCGCCACCATCTGGCAGCCGTCCGACGGCTCCGGCCTGTTGATCGCCGCCGTGGCCAGATCGCGGCATTTCCCGGACTTGCGGGATCGGATTGCGCTCCTGAATCGCGTCCTCCTGATCGACGAAGCACAACCGGAAGCGCTCACCGCAATGACGAACGATCTTTACGGCCGGGTCTTGACCACGGGCGATGCCGTGCCTTCCGTGCCGTTCAAGGATGCCATGCTCGCGAAACGGGTGAGCGAGCTGTCCTGGAACTGGTATGCGCAAAACTTCCGTCTGGACCTGTCCAACAACATGGAAATGGGCGGCCTCGCGGAGCCGACCGCCGGGGATTTTCTCTACCGCATGATTCCCGCGATGGAGACCCTTTCCAAAGTCCGGCCCAAGGACTTGGATAACCGCCTTCACCTCGGGATCGCCTACCGGTGGAACAACGACCAACTGCGCGCCATCCAGACGCATGAAGCGCTGGTGAACGACCTGGCTCAAGCCCGCCCCGGCCAGCGCGCGCGCGCGCTGATCGAGTTGGCCTGGTCGCGCATCCACAAAGTGTCGTGGAATCGGTTTCTCAACGACCCCGACATCAATCAGGCCTACCGCGAAGCCGAGGAGGCGTTCCGGCTCACCGACGACCCGCTGGACAAGTTCACGGCCGCCTATACGATGGCTTACAGCCAACTCTACATGGCGGAGCGCGATCCCAAGCTGATGCTGGCGAACCTCACCCAGGCCAAGCAGTTCTTTGAGCTCACGCCCGGCGCCACGCCGCAAGTCTGGAGCTATCTGCTGAACCGTGACAGCCTGAGGGCCCTGCTTGACGCAGACCCGACCTTCCTGCCCCTGCTGACGGCCATGGAGGCGAAACCGGAGCCCAAAAAAGACTGA
- a CDS encoding cupredoxin domain-containing protein yields the protein MFSFHRPTARAHMVFLAAGWSVAVLAGAVLTRTPLNVSASVDQTPVVITIKARQFHPPLVTLRVGQPATLVFENLDTELHSFVPKDLLRGVNLNVGGNGAPEFGEEGFKRVIIPPEGRAEIRFTPLRPGEFGYICDMPGHQMRAQIVVEQEP from the coding sequence ATGTTTTCCTTCCATCGTCCAACCGCCCGGGCACACATGGTCTTTCTCGCTGCGGGATGGAGTGTCGCCGTTTTGGCAGGGGCCGTGCTCACACGAACGCCCCTGAACGTGTCCGCCTCCGTCGACCAGACCCCCGTGGTGATTACGATCAAGGCCCGTCAATTTCATCCTCCCCTCGTCACGCTCCGAGTCGGGCAGCCGGCTACGCTCGTGTTCGAAAATCTCGACACGGAACTCCATTCGTTCGTCCCGAAAGATCTCCTGCGCGGCGTGAACCTGAATGTGGGCGGCAACGGCGCCCCTGAATTCGGGGAGGAAGGCTTTAAACGGGTGATCATTCCGCCGGAAGGCCGGGCGGAGATTCGCTTCACGCCCCTGCGTCCAGGCGAGTTCGGCTATATCTGCGACATGCCGGGGCATCAGATGCGTGCGCAAATTGTTGTGGAGCAGGAACCATGA
- a CDS encoding M20/M25/M40 family metallo-hydrolase, whose amino-acid sequence MSEFNRRLLQYLADNRSRFEDLLGSMVEVPSVSMDPERVKDVRRMAELGAQILKDFGAEAQVIETGGHPLVSGGWTTGAKHPTVTIYNHLDVQPAQEPEWKQDPFAFLKDDGIYHGRGTTDDKGPALTALLAAKFAIDQGLPLNIRFLWELEEEIGSPHFAKTLRNRDAIPKPDSVVISDTIWISNDQPAIAVGLRGLLAVRCSLVTGSKDAHSGVTGGAARNPLVELAEVVAACVDAKSGRVKIPGFYRDVLPFSATERKSFLRSGFDVPRFMKAYGFQSLRTKNAAEVMERIWAKPTFEVHGLTGGYQGPGVKTVVPWKGELKASMRLVPNQRPEKVFELFTRHVAKVNPSVKVECDGMLHPFKGWSTGPYVEAIQQAIRAGFGKDPAFTREGGSIGAVVSMEKAWKVPILFLGLSLPEHGYHAPNERFDWRQASGGMKAFATYFAELARMGRLG is encoded by the coding sequence ATGAGCGAGTTCAACCGACGCCTGCTCCAGTACCTGGCCGACAACCGATCCCGTTTTGAAGACCTGCTTGGGAGCATGGTGGAAGTGCCATCCGTCAGCATGGACCCTGAACGGGTCAAGGATGTCCGCCGGATGGCCGAGCTGGGAGCGCAGATCTTGAAGGACTTCGGCGCGGAGGCGCAGGTGATCGAGACCGGCGGCCATCCGCTGGTCTCCGGTGGATGGACGACCGGAGCCAAACATCCGACGGTCACGATCTATAACCACCTGGACGTGCAGCCGGCCCAGGAGCCGGAGTGGAAGCAGGACCCCTTTGCCTTTCTGAAGGACGACGGCATCTATCACGGCCGGGGGACGACCGACGACAAGGGGCCGGCGCTCACCGCCCTGCTTGCCGCCAAATTCGCGATCGATCAAGGCCTGCCCCTCAACATTCGGTTCCTCTGGGAGCTGGAAGAGGAAATCGGGAGCCCGCATTTCGCCAAGACCTTGCGCAACCGCGACGCCATTCCCAAACCCGATTCGGTGGTGATCTCGGATACGATCTGGATCTCCAACGATCAACCGGCCATCGCCGTCGGCTTGCGGGGCCTGCTCGCGGTGCGGTGCTCCCTGGTCACCGGGTCAAAGGACGCCCACTCGGGCGTCACAGGCGGAGCGGCGCGAAACCCGCTCGTCGAGCTGGCGGAGGTCGTGGCCGCCTGCGTGGATGCCAAATCGGGACGGGTGAAGATCCCCGGATTCTATCGGGACGTCCTGCCGTTCTCGGCGACCGAGCGAAAGAGTTTTTTGCGGTCGGGCTTCGACGTGCCTCGCTTCATGAAGGCCTATGGCTTTCAGTCGCTCCGCACGAAGAACGCGGCGGAAGTCATGGAACGGATCTGGGCGAAACCGACGTTTGAAGTGCACGGGCTCACGGGCGGCTACCAGGGACCTGGCGTGAAGACCGTGGTGCCCTGGAAGGGCGAGCTTAAGGCCAGCATGAGGCTGGTGCCGAACCAGAGGCCCGAGAAGGTGTTCGAGCTGTTCACGCGCCACGTGGCCAAGGTCAATCCCTCGGTCAAGGTCGAGTGCGACGGCATGTTGCACCCCTTCAAGGGCTGGTCAACGGGACCCTATGTCGAGGCGATTCAACAGGCCATCCGCGCCGGATTCGGCAAGGACCCGGCCTTCACGCGGGAGGGCGGCTCGATCGGCGCAGTAGTCAGCATGGAGAAGGCCTGGAAGGTGCCGATTCTCTTTCTGGGGCTCAGCCTGCCGGAACATGGCTACCATGCGCCGAACGAGCGGTTCGATTGGCGGCAGGCATCCGGCGGCATGAAGGCTTTTGCAACGTATTTTGCAGAGCTGGCGAGGATGGGGCGTCTCGGCTGA
- a CDS encoding RNA polymerase sigma factor: MARQAATQPQTGSPETQRDGHARLSFDDLYRDHVDRIFRYAQRLCGEPEAAKDLVQDTFLNAYRGYKDFRGESQVSTWLYTIASRACQRLRRKRKGQPDHELSLEEFIPSTDGELRLQIPVEGLTPEEALANKQLRRALDQAIGRLPPKYRMVLVLRDMEGLSAKEVGAVMGLNERAVKSRLHRARLFVRRELSARGVGAPLTPEHHHDHTEEPDSGIM; encoded by the coding sequence ATGGCCCGCCAAGCCGCGACTCAGCCTCAGACCGGCTCGCCCGAGACCCAACGGGACGGCCATGCACGCCTGTCCTTCGACGACCTCTACCGAGACCATGTCGATCGCATCTTCCGCTATGCCCAGCGCCTGTGCGGCGAGCCGGAGGCGGCCAAGGATCTCGTCCAGGACACGTTTCTGAACGCCTATCGCGGCTACAAGGATTTTCGCGGAGAATCCCAGGTCTCCACCTGGCTCTACACGATTGCGTCCCGCGCCTGCCAGCGGCTGCGCCGCAAGCGCAAAGGCCAGCCCGATCACGAGTTGTCCCTGGAGGAATTCATTCCAAGCACCGATGGGGAACTCCGTCTTCAGATCCCGGTGGAGGGCCTCACCCCCGAAGAGGCGCTGGCCAACAAGCAGCTTCGCCGCGCGTTGGACCAGGCGATCGGCCGGCTGCCTCCGAAATATCGCATGGTCCTGGTCCTGCGGGACATGGAAGGGCTCAGCGCCAAGGAAGTGGGGGCCGTGATGGGCCTCAACGAGCGGGCCGTGAAATCCCGCCTCCATCGCGCGCGCCTGTTCGTCCGGCGCGAGCTGAGCGCGCGGGGCGTCGGGGCGCCCCTGACACCGGAACATCATCACGACCACACAGAGGAGCCGGACTCGGGTATAATGTAG
- a CDS encoding PH domain-containing protein, producing MNGDVPSQPERILWEGHTSWMDQAILFIFMAAAAVRAAVALQAQQWGTAALYCSAVGLFLGIAAWFHYAHYYRITSSRILVLFGPFAHFGLNRRVVKEFHLKDVTDIYVRYELLNRWFDLGKLEITNSLTEDYLVIRGVPNPEDLKAQLDRWVRAQRNPWGPVPAQGTPDHAR from the coding sequence ATGAACGGTGACGTCCCCTCTCAACCGGAACGGATATTGTGGGAAGGCCATACCTCCTGGATGGACCAGGCGATCCTGTTCATCTTCATGGCCGCCGCGGCCGTCCGGGCCGCCGTCGCCCTCCAAGCTCAGCAGTGGGGCACGGCCGCGCTGTATTGCTCGGCCGTCGGGTTGTTTCTCGGCATTGCCGCCTGGTTTCACTACGCACATTACTATCGCATCACCTCGTCCCGCATCCTCGTTCTGTTCGGCCCCTTCGCCCACTTCGGATTGAACCGACGGGTGGTGAAGGAATTCCATTTGAAGGACGTGACCGACATTTACGTCCGGTACGAGCTGCTCAACCGCTGGTTCGATCTCGGCAAGCTCGAAATCACCAATAGCCTCACCGAGGACTATCTGGTGATCCGCGGCGTCCCGAACCCGGAGGACCTCAAAGCGCAGCTCGACCGGTGGGTGCGCGCGCAACGCAACCCATGGGGTCCGGTGCCAGCCCAGGGTACACCCGACCATGCTCGGTAA
- the istA gene encoding IS21 family transposase → MGLDETGASAIMRAQGDQSGEACMVDQERWAEIRRLFHEERVSISAIGRRLDLDRKTVRRSLRQTTWHPYRRAAVAETLLTAHADFVRTRAPQVGYSARILYQELRASRSYTGSYETVKRCVAPLREVQLQAERALLRFETPPGQQSQIDWGQATVPFRTGPVVVHVFVLTLGFSRRGFYHACADERLAQFLEAHERAFAHFGGHTREHLYDRPRTVCYADETGRRLWNPTFKAFADYWGFEPRVCRPYRAQTKGKVESGVKYVKRNFLPGRTFVDVVDFQAQLDEWNVTIADQRLHGTTHERPIARFEREREHLVPLAGQRGFQQEARVSRIVAEDYLVSFDTNRYSVPFRLIGQRVEAQRRGDTIHIFHRDREVATHPVLPGRHQFRILPEHGPGASARIARQRRSTLSELATHPGAVPEVEVRDLACYEAVCGSAAAHEVQP, encoded by the coding sequence ATGGGACTTGACGAGACGGGAGCGTCGGCGATCATGCGTGCCCAGGGGGACCAATCTGGGGAGGCATGCATGGTGGATCAGGAGCGATGGGCGGAGATTCGACGGTTGTTTCACGAGGAGCGGGTGTCCATTTCAGCGATTGGGCGGCGGTTGGATCTGGATCGCAAGACGGTCCGGCGCAGTCTGCGGCAGACGACGTGGCACCCCTATCGCCGGGCAGCGGTGGCGGAGACGCTGCTCACCGCCCATGCCGACTTTGTGCGGACCCGCGCCCCGCAGGTGGGGTACTCGGCGCGGATTCTCTACCAGGAACTGCGGGCGAGCCGGAGCTACACCGGCAGTTATGAGACGGTGAAGCGGTGTGTGGCGCCGCTGCGCGAGGTCCAGCTGCAAGCGGAGCGGGCCCTCCTCCGCTTTGAGACCCCGCCGGGGCAGCAAAGTCAGATTGATTGGGGCCAGGCCACCGTGCCCTTCCGCACCGGTCCCGTCGTGGTGCACGTGTTCGTGCTCACCTTAGGGTTCAGTCGCCGCGGCTTCTATCACGCGTGTGCCGATGAGCGCCTGGCGCAATTTCTGGAGGCCCATGAACGGGCCTTTGCCCATTTCGGCGGGCACACCCGCGAGCATCTCTATGATCGTCCGCGCACCGTGTGCTATGCGGATGAGACCGGCCGACGCCTCTGGAATCCCACGTTCAAAGCCTTTGCCGACTATTGGGGCTTTGAGCCCCGCGTGTGTCGGCCCTACCGGGCGCAGACCAAAGGCAAAGTGGAATCGGGCGTGAAGTATGTGAAGCGGAACTTTCTGCCCGGGCGGACGTTTGTCGACGTGGTGGACTTCCAGGCCCAGCTCGACGAATGGAACGTGACGATCGCCGACCAGCGCCTGCACGGCACGACTCATGAGCGACCGATCGCGCGGTTTGAGCGAGAACGCGAGCACCTCGTGCCACTGGCGGGCCAGCGCGGCTTCCAGCAGGAGGCGCGGGTCTCGCGGATCGTGGCTGAAGACTATCTGGTCAGCTTCGACACGAATCGGTATTCCGTGCCCTTCCGCCTGATTGGGCAACGGGTTGAGGCGCAACGGCGGGGCGACACCATCCATATCTTCCATCGCGACCGCGAGGTGGCCACCCATCCCGTGTTACCCGGCCGCCACCAATTCCGCATTCTGCCGGAGCACGGCCCCGGCGCCAGTGCCCGCATTGCGCGCCAGCGCCGGTCAACCCTGAGCGAACTGGCCACTCACCCCGGTGCGGTCCCGGAGGTCGAAGTGCGGGATCTGGCGTGCTACGAGGCGGTGTGCGGGAGCGCGGCGGCGCACGAGGTGCAGCCATGA
- a CDS encoding AbrB/MazE/SpoVT family DNA-binding domain-containing protein, with the protein METAYVTTKGRLVIPARIRRKFGIKPGTKVCFIERGNEIVFQPITKAYIRSVCGILKSRTSVTEELLRERRKDGSMGFRVGS; encoded by the coding sequence ATGGAAACGGCCTATGTGACAACCAAAGGACGGCTCGTCATCCCGGCACGCATTCGCCGCAAGTTCGGCATCAAGCCCGGCACCAAGGTGTGCTTCATCGAACGAGGCAACGAGATCGTCTTCCAACCGATCACAAAGGCATACATCAGAAGCGTGTGTGGGATACTGAAGAGCAGGACATCCGTCACCGAGGAATTACTGAGAGAACGAAGAAAGGATGGATCTATGGGTTTTCGTGTGGGTTCGTAG
- a CDS encoding FitA-like ribbon-helix-helix domain-containing protein: protein MAQVLVRQLDEQVVERLKKRAKEHGRSLQAEVKTILEEAAPDYEAAWKRIERFRKRLKRSGRKFGDSAGLIRKDRDR, encoded by the coding sequence ATGGCACAAGTCCTTGTGCGGCAACTGGACGAGCAGGTTGTGGAACGATTGAAAAAACGGGCGAAAGAGCACGGTCGATCGCTGCAAGCTGAAGTGAAGACAATTCTTGAAGAAGCCGCCCCCGACTATGAAGCGGCTTGGAAGCGGATCGAGCGATTTCGTAAGCGCCTGAAGCGTTCAGGTCGCAAATTTGGTGACAGCGCCGGCCTCATTCGTAAGGATCGCGACCGGTGA
- a CDS encoding type II toxin-antitoxin system VapC family toxin, with amino-acid sequence MSRYVIDASVAIKWFLPEPYAEAAERLRPPSHQLHAPTFFWLEIGNVLCKKIRRAELRPEEAEFILGELRHIPLRLHPDERLFGAAYDLALCTRRSLYDCLYLALAEAIEGTLVTADRKFFVALADGQYGRRMLWVEDLAQPS; translated from the coding sequence GTGAGTCGCTATGTGATCGACGCGAGCGTCGCGATCAAGTGGTTCCTTCCTGAGCCGTATGCGGAGGCGGCTGAACGACTCAGACCCCCAAGCCACCAACTCCATGCCCCTACGTTCTTCTGGCTGGAAATAGGCAATGTTCTCTGCAAGAAAATTCGGCGCGCTGAACTCAGGCCCGAAGAAGCAGAGTTTATTCTCGGTGAGCTCCGTCATATCCCGTTGCGACTGCATCCCGATGAACGACTGTTTGGTGCGGCCTATGACCTCGCGCTCTGCACCCGGCGAAGCCTGTACGATTGTCTCTATCTCGCATTAGCCGAAGCCATCGAAGGCACACTCGTGACGGCGGATCGGAAGTTCTTTGTTGCCCTGGCGGACGGGCAGTACGGCCGACGAATGCTGTGGGTAGAAGATCTTGCACAGCCATCATGA
- a CDS encoding ATP-binding cassette domain-containing protein, which yields MSMMEPQYALTHVIRDMWQHLSRLVSLERRILWIIGSYAVAIGLLFLCVPIAVQELVSTFSFAMEPRMVLTLAAMVLVALLGVAYFRERQARAVETLQQRVYARITLAFAEQLPLINDDTFVPQHANRFFEAELLTRALVAMVADLFNVAVAGTIAVGMLTFFSPFFLVYLGVLLVGFVALLVLFGRGGFQVTLKMSQLNYQLFNWMQNLALNLPHLRAVASQDFVMARTDDLLLPYVRTRQARSDALTGRQYKATAVWQAFGHSGMIVTAGLLVVDGQITVGQFAGAEVLVGNLLLHMDTFARRMVAIFFMFTSMRELAGFFALPKATGEAHLLSPSLLTGARGVRLTCRQVSFAYPGSAPLFEELDFDVAPGEKMAILCQTSTAKTALAKVLAGLYQPTAGTVRYNDVNLVETDQDSINRCRALMLDSLPTLLDGTLEDNITVGRPGITYQDLTWAIAFAELEEEVDALPQGIKTVVSGHGKTFTLSQTLRILLARAIVTRPQLLIFDGTLHSMPLPTREVLLRRLCAKDEPWSVVFASNDPSFIAHVDRHIRLPDRSARTPLL from the coding sequence ATGTCGATGATGGAACCGCAGTATGCCCTGACCCACGTCATCCGGGACATGTGGCAGCACCTGAGCCGGCTGGTGTCGCTCGAGCGCCGCATTCTCTGGATCATCGGCAGCTACGCCGTGGCCATCGGCCTCCTGTTTCTCTGCGTCCCGATCGCGGTGCAGGAATTGGTCAGCACCTTTTCGTTCGCCATGGAACCGCGGATGGTCTTGACCTTGGCGGCGATGGTCCTGGTCGCGCTGCTCGGCGTGGCCTATTTCCGGGAGCGCCAGGCCCGCGCGGTCGAGACCTTGCAACAGCGGGTCTATGCCAGGATCACGTTGGCCTTCGCCGAGCAGCTCCCGCTGATCAACGACGACACCTTCGTCCCCCAACATGCGAACCGATTCTTTGAAGCGGAGCTGCTCACGCGCGCCCTGGTGGCCATGGTCGCGGACCTCTTCAACGTGGCGGTCGCAGGCACGATCGCGGTCGGCATGCTGACGTTCTTCAGCCCGTTCTTCTTGGTCTACCTCGGCGTGCTGCTGGTCGGTTTCGTCGCGCTGCTCGTGCTGTTCGGACGGGGCGGTTTCCAAGTCACGCTCAAGATGTCGCAGCTCAACTACCAGCTCTTCAACTGGATGCAGAACCTCGCGTTGAACCTGCCGCACCTGCGGGCCGTCGCCAGCCAGGACTTTGTCATGGCCCGCACGGACGACCTGCTCCTGCCCTACGTCCGCACGAGACAGGCGCGATCGGATGCCTTGACCGGGCGGCAGTACAAGGCCACGGCCGTCTGGCAGGCGTTCGGCCACAGCGGCATGATCGTGACGGCCGGGCTCCTGGTCGTGGACGGCCAGATTACCGTCGGCCAGTTCGCGGGGGCCGAGGTCCTCGTCGGCAATCTCCTGCTGCATATGGATACCTTCGCCCGCCGCATGGTGGCGATCTTCTTCATGTTCACCTCGATGCGGGAGCTCGCCGGCTTCTTTGCGCTGCCGAAAGCGACCGGCGAGGCGCACCTCCTGTCCCCCTCTCTGCTCACGGGCGCGAGAGGAGTGCGGCTCACCTGCCGCCAGGTATCCTTCGCCTACCCGGGATCGGCCCCGTTGTTCGAGGAGTTGGATTTCGACGTCGCGCCCGGAGAAAAGATGGCGATCCTCTGCCAGACGAGCACGGCCAAGACGGCCCTCGCCAAGGTCCTGGCCGGCCTTTATCAACCGACGGCCGGGACCGTTCGCTACAATGACGTCAATCTGGTCGAGACCGACCAGGACTCGATCAATCGCTGCCGCGCATTGATGTTGGACTCCCTTCCCACGCTCCTCGACGGCACCCTCGAAGACAACATCACGGTCGGCCGGCCTGGCATCACCTATCAGGACCTGACCTGGGCCATTGCGTTTGCGGAGCTTGAGGAGGAGGTCGATGCTCTGCCGCAGGGGATCAAGACCGTCGTGTCCGGCCACGGCAAGACCTTTACCCTCAGCCAGACCCTGCGGATTCTGCTGGCTCGGGCCATCGTGACCAGGCCGCAACTCCTGATCTTCGACGGAACGTTGCACAGCATGCCGCTTCCGACCAGAGAGGTCCTGCTGCGCCGCCTCTGCGCCAAGGACGAGCCCTGGTCCGTGGTCTTCGCCTCGAACGACCCGTCCTTCATCGCCCATGTCGATCGGCACATCCGCCTGCCCGATCGGTCTGCGCGAACGCCGCTGCTGTGA
- a CDS encoding c-type cytochrome: protein MLGNGRVPGGPTFIIVFLVGLAGLALPSIASHSVSAPLGSPDRGRAIYLTHCLSCHGLTGNGDGVEAPYLSPRPASLISAGTSAKSDKELLQIIDQGKPHTAMRAWNGLLTDEEQRDVLAYIRSLIQFRPPSPDRPPPAEPGR from the coding sequence ATGCTCGGTAACGGCAGGGTCCCGGGCGGACCGACCTTCATCATCGTCTTCCTCGTGGGCCTGGCTGGATTGGCGCTGCCGAGCATCGCGTCCCATTCCGTTTCGGCTCCGCTCGGCTCTCCGGATCGAGGCCGCGCCATTTATCTCACGCACTGCCTGTCCTGCCACGGACTCACCGGAAACGGCGACGGAGTCGAGGCGCCCTACCTCTCGCCCCGCCCCGCGAGCCTGATTTCCGCCGGCACCTCGGCCAAGTCCGACAAGGAACTGCTCCAGATCATCGACCAGGGCAAGCCGCATACGGCCATGCGCGCCTGGAATGGCCTGCTGACCGACGAAGAACAGCGCGATGTCTTGGCCTATATCCGATCCCTGATCCAGTTCCGTCCCCCTTCCCCCGACCGACCGCCTCCGGCCGAGCCCGGCCGCTGA
- the istB gene encoding IS21-like element helper ATPase IstB, which translates to MNPAQLERLREQLTRLRLLKSRERLDALLQEAAAKDLSYADFLDQVLSEEVTAKAEKNITMRTSLARFPFVKSLEVFDFAYQPSLDKKQIQQVATCHFIEHGENLVILGPPGVGKSHLAIGLGLKAIERGYRVLFTTAAAMIATLTRALTENRLEDKLKLYTIPRLLIIDEIGYLPIDRTGANLFFQLISRRYEKGPMILTSNQSFGAWGEVFGDRVLATAILDRVLHHAITINIRGHSYRLKEKLKAGLVRVEEAATTT; encoded by the coding sequence ATGAACCCGGCGCAACTGGAACGGCTCCGTGAACAGCTGACGCGGCTGCGGCTCCTGAAGAGCCGCGAGCGGCTCGACGCCCTCTTACAGGAGGCGGCGGCCAAGGACCTGTCGTATGCGGACTTCCTCGATCAGGTCCTCAGTGAAGAAGTGACCGCCAAAGCGGAGAAGAACATTACGATGCGCACCAGTCTCGCGCGGTTTCCGTTTGTGAAGAGTCTGGAGGTCTTCGACTTCGCCTACCAGCCGTCGCTGGATAAGAAGCAGATCCAGCAAGTGGCCACCTGCCACTTCATCGAGCACGGCGAGAATCTCGTGATCTTGGGGCCGCCCGGGGTCGGCAAAAGCCACCTGGCCATCGGGCTGGGGCTCAAAGCGATCGAGCGAGGCTATCGGGTGTTGTTCACGACGGCCGCCGCCATGATCGCCACACTGACTCGAGCCCTGACGGAGAATCGGCTGGAGGACAAGCTGAAGCTCTACACGATCCCGCGGTTACTGATCATCGATGAGATCGGCTATCTGCCCATTGACCGCACCGGGGCCAACTTGTTTTTCCAACTCATCTCGCGTCGCTACGAGAAGGGGCCGATGATTCTCACCAGTAACCAGAGTTTCGGGGCCTGGGGGGAGGTCTTCGGGGACCGGGTGCTGGCGACCGCGATCCTGGATCGGGTCCTGCACCACGCCATCACCATCAATATCCGTGGTCATTCGTACCGGCTCAAGGAGAAACTTAAAGCCGGTTTGGTGCGCGTCGAAGAAGCCGCCACGACCACGTAA
- a CDS encoding anti-sigma factor family protein, which translates to MAQARARNHSSASRRSGRASRSRKNKAHCLHILRQLSDYLDDELAQDVCTEIRRHLGACPNCEIFVTSLRQTISLCRQVAPKPLSVSAKAHLRHQIMQAAGIR; encoded by the coding sequence ATGGCACAGGCACGAGCACGCAACCATTCTTCTGCTTCGCGGCGGTCCGGGCGGGCGAGCCGGTCCCGAAAAAACAAGGCCCATTGTCTCCACATCCTGCGGCAGTTATCCGATTATCTCGACGACGAGCTGGCGCAGGACGTGTGCACTGAAATCCGCCGGCATCTCGGCGCCTGTCCCAACTGCGAAATCTTCGTCACCTCGTTGCGCCAGACCATTTCCCTCTGCCGCCAGGTCGCCCCAAAACCCCTGTCCGTCTCCGCCAAGGCCCACCTCCGCCACCAGATCATGCAGGCGGCCGGCATTCGGTAG